A window of the Henckelia pumila isolate YLH828 chromosome 3, ASM3356847v2, whole genome shotgun sequence genome harbors these coding sequences:
- the LOC140888989 gene encoding uncharacterized protein, with product MDKEWMSKNRLSKEYDVGVESFLKFALKNSNNPDAIPCPCARCGNLKKKNVETIRAHLYFNGIDLTYHTWIWHGERSTTGYSINDNDRVRQDEQKSCDDEPIDMVQAVYDSCAENPNQFNKLLEDVEKPLYPGCTKFTKLSAVVKLFNLKAKYSWSDKSFTDLLSLFGEMLLVDNELPLSLYDAKKSLRALGMDYVKIHACPNDCILYRKEYEDFANCPTCGISRWKLGNKSMVKEGVPAKVLWYFPPIPRFRRMFQNKAISKELTWHAYKRIRDGYLRHPADAPSWKLVDHLWPDFKSEDRNLRLAISADGINPHSLMSSTYSCWPVLMITYNLPPWLCMKRKFMMLTLLISGPRQPGNDIDVYLAPLIEDLKCLWDFGVETYDAYREETFSLRAVLLWTINDFPAYGNLSGCVVKGYHACPICAEKTYSTRLKHSRKMSYTGHRRFLPSCHPYRRQKKAFNGSQEFDPAPEPLTGHEVLERVERINFQPGKMSGKIHTKKDDGKPCWKKKSIFFELEYWKHLHVRHVLDVMHIEKNVCESLISTLLDIPGKTKDGVAARLDLVEMNIRTDLAPRMGEKKTFLPAACYTLSKDEKKSICNSLSGIKVPDGYSSNFKNLVSMKDLKLVGLKSHDYHTLMQQLLPVAIRGVLPKHVRAAITRLCFFFNELYSKVIDVSKLDGMQREIVIILCLLEKYFPPSFFDIMIHLTVHLVREVKLCGPVWYRHMYPSERFMKILKGYVRNRNRPEGCIAECYIAEEAVEFCSDYLSNVHTIGIPSRHREVELTRPLSGSAMHSTSLDELHQAHLHVLANDIEIDPYIEEHMMELNARFPYKAKSKKWLQDEHNRTFVNWLRDRVARVDHSTHQISERLKWIARGPNKKVLKYSSYLIDGVTYATKERDHIRVTQNSGVSLVAKTMQVASAKDKNPIVSDMVFYGVIEEIWELYYHKFQVPVFKCNWVENNNGIKVDDFGVTLVNLNRIGFKSDSFILGSQAKQVFYIEDPEDHAWSVVLATPSRESFEYGNGDELEDSVIHYQSVSRGLPSMDVDVADDNEPPCIREDCDGTWINNV from the exons ATGGATAAAGAGTGGATGTCAAAGAATAGATTATCAAAAGAATATGATGTTGGGGTAGAGTCTTTCTTGAAGTTTGCACTGAAAAACTCCAACAATCCTGATGCAATACCTTGCCCATGTGCAAGATGTGGTAATCTGAAGAAGAAAAATGTTGAAACTATAAGGGCACACTTGTATTTCAATGGTATAGACTTGACATATCATACATGGATATGGCATGGGGAAAGATCTACTACAGGGTACTCAATAAATGATAATGATCGAGTCAGGCAAGATGAACAAAAATCTTGTGACGATGAACCTATAGATATGGTACAGGCTGTATACGATAGTTGTGCTGAGAATCCAAACCAATTCAATAAGCTACTTGAAGATGTCGAGAAACCTTTATATCCTGGATGTACTAAATTCACAAAGTTATCTGCAGTTGTGAAATTATTTAACTTGAAGGCAAAATATAGTTGGAGTGATAAAAGTTTCACTGATCTATTGAGTTTGTTTGGAGAAATGCTTCTGGTTGACAATGAATTGCCTTTATCTTTGTACGATGCTAAGAAAAGTTTACGTGCATTAGGTATGGATTATGTGAAAATTCATGCTTGCCCTAATGATTGTATCTTATATCGGAAGGAGTACGAAGATTTTGCAAATTGCCCTACTTGTGGGATATCAAGGTGGAAGTTGGGCAACAAATCTATGGTGAAGGAAGGAGTTCCTGCAAAGGTATTGTGGTATTTCCCACCTATTCCAAGATTTAGAAGAATGTTTCAGAATAAGGCGATATCCAAAGAGTTAACTTGGCATGCTTATAAAAGAATTCGTGATGGATATTTACGTCATCCAGCTGATGCACCATCTTGGAAATTAGTTGATCACCTCTGGCCTGATTTTAAGTCTGAGGACAGAAATCTTAGATTGGCTATATCAGCAGACGGGATCAATCCCCATAGTTTGATGAGTTCTACATATAGTTGTTGGCCAGTTTTGATGATCACGTACAACCTTCCTCCGTGGTTATGTATGAAGAGAAAATTTATGATGCTAACTTTGTTGATTTCTGGTCCTAGGCAACCGGGAAATGATATCGATGTTTACTTAGCACCTTTGATCGAAGACTTAAAATGCCTATGGGATTTTGGTGTCGAAACTTATGACGCATATCGAGAAGAAACTTTCTCTCTTAGAGCTGTTCTATTATGGACAATCAATGATTTCCCAGCATATGGGAATTTGTCAGGATGTGTTGTGAAAGGATATCATGCATGTCCTATTTGTGCGGAGAAAACATATTCGACAAGGTTGAAGCACAGTAGAAAAATGTCATATACAGGCCACAGAAGGTTTTTACCTTCATGTCATCCTTATCGAAGGCAAAAGAAGGCATTTAATGGGAGTCAAGAGTTTGACCCCGCACCAGAACCATTGACTGGGCATGAAGTGCTAGAAAGAGTTGAGAGAATTAACTTTCAGCCTGGAAAAATGAGTGGAAAGATTCATACAAAGAAAGATGATGGAAAACCTTGTTGGAAAAAGAAATCCATATTCTTTGAACTTGAATATTGGAAACACTTACATGTTCGACATGTTCTTGACGTGATGCACATTGAAAAAAATGTCTGTGAAAGTCTCATCAGTACATTACTTGACATTCCAGGAAAAACAAAAGATGGTGTAGCAGCTAGATTAGACCTTGTGGAAATGAACATAAGGACCGACTTGGCACCAAGGATGGGAGAGAAGAAAACTTTTTTGCCAGCCGCCTGTTACACTTTAAGTAAGGATGAGAAAAAAAGtatttgcaattctttgtcAGGAATAAAAGTCCCCGATGGTTActcatcaaattttaaaaatcttgtgtcgatgaaggatttgaaaCTTGTTGGCCTTAAGTCACACGACTATCACACTTTAATGCAACAATTGCTTCCAGTAGCCATACGTGGTGTATTGCCAAAACATGTCAGAGCTGCTATCACTAggttgtgcttcttcttcaatGAGTTATATAGTAAAGTGATAGACGTCTCAAAGTTGGATGGCATGCAAAGAGAGATTGTGATTATATTGTGTTTACTTGAAAAGTATTTCCCCCCATCATTTTTTGATATAATGATTCATTTAACTGTTCATCTTGTGCGGGAGGTAAAATTGTGTGGACCAGTTTGGTATAGGCATATGTACCCATCTGAAAGATTCATGAAGATTTTGAAAGGTTATGTGCGCAATCGTAATCGACCTGAAGGATGTATAGCTGAATGTTATATCGCTGAGGAGGCTGTCGAATTTTGCTCTGACTATCTTTCTAATGTTCACACAATTGGGATACCATCAAGGCATCGAGAAGTAGAACTTACCAGGCCTTTATCGGGATCAGCAATGCACTCCACTAGTCTTGATGAGTTGCATCAAGCACATCTCCATGTATTGGCAAATGATATTGAGATTGATCCTTATATCGA GGAACACATGATGGAGTTGAATGCAAGATTTCCTTATAAAGCTAAGTCTAAGAAGTGGTTACAAGATGAGCACAATCGAACGTTTGTTAACTGGTTACGTGATAGA gttGCACGTGTGGACCATTCCACACATCAAATATCAGAAAGATTGAAGTGGATAGCACGCGGACCTAACAAGAAAGTGTTAAAGTATTCCAGTTATTTGATTGACGGGGTTACTTATGCTACAAAAGAGCGTGATCATATACGAGTTACTCAGAACTCTGGCGTAAGCTTAGTTGCGAAGACGATGCAAGTTGCTAGTGCAAAGGATAAAAATCCAATTGTGTCAGACATGGTTTTTTACGGAGTTATTGAAGAGATTTGGGAACTTTATTACCATAAATTTCAAGTTCCAGTGTTTAAGTGTAATTGGGTTGAGAATAATAATGGTATTAAAGTCGATGATTTTGGTGTCACGTTGGTAAATCTCAATAGAATCGGATTCAAATCTGATTCTTTTATCTTGGGCAGTCAAGCAAAGCAAGTATTTTATATTGAAGATCCTGAAGATCATGCATGGAGTGTTGTACTTGCAACTCCTAGTAGAGAGTCATTTGAATATGGAAATGGTGATGAATTGGAAGACAGTGTAATCCACTATCAATCTGTTAGTAGAGGGCTGCCATCAATGGACGTTGACGTAGCTGATGATAATGAACCACCATGCATTCGTGAAGATTGTGATGGGACTTGGATCAACAATGTTTAA
- the LOC140892874 gene encoding uncharacterized protein yields the protein MESSKRFGQPSMIVGKGKEKITSTSIDKTSDGKTMLESTDIETTKTPRGRTHLDNLARQRVLGIRKEIKFNQLGQPIGEAAVEMQSYIGVLAREMVKISYKTWKKVPSAVKELIWESVNLAFDVPPSWKKGCLNSANNKWRQFKANLTQKHILTKLDNLEDLNEPHAGYGLAQDDWRSFVFSRMSNDFMLLSDKQKDARKHNIYPHRLSRKGYARYAEEITNELCDDDEINRAIIWKKGRINKEGGFDGDELNMAVDKIDEYIQKKREGTLQITGPKEDILTKALDSREQGGRVRAIGGHITPTLYFNVGRIWRNDGVEKNLMIDQKKELIEAKKLIAEQDERQKKESIEARKIISEQDERIKKLEAVVYKKSGWENEIDEKGSCSVKLPQLNENQLKVEKSFNIDEDLDDLDIQIVEKSTALQGKSVVLTLESGMDVAYGTVVELNGASKLLHGTHVAWPKDLIVVQENRMKKKICHEENRKDLASNVPRSVRLLYCY from the exons ATGGAATCAAGCAAGAGATTTGGACAGCCGTCAATGATTGTTGGGaagggtaaagaaaaaattacATCTACTTCCATTGACAAGACTTCGGATGGTAAGACGATGTTGGAATCTACAGACATTGAAACAACCAAAACACCTAGAGGTCGTACACATCTAGATAATCTTGCTAGGCAAAGAGTTTTGGGAATTCGAAAGGAGATAAAATTCAATCAACTTGGACAACCAATAGGAGAAGCTGCGGTTGAAATGCAAAGTTATATTGGTGTACTTGCTCGAGAAATGGTTAAGATAAGTTACAAGACGTGGAAGAAAGTCCCAAGCGCAGTTAAAGAATTGATATGGGAATCTGTTAAT TTGGCATTTGATGTTCCACCAAGCTGGAAGAAGGGATGTTTGAATTCGGCAAATAATAAGTGGCGCCAGTTTAAAGCCAATCTCACTCAGAAGCACATTTTAACCAAGCTTGATAATCTCGAGGATTTGAATGAACCACATGCTGGCTACGGTCTTGCTCAAGATGATTGGAGATCTTTTGTCTTTAGTCGCATGTCCAACGACTTCATg TTGTTGAGTGACAAACAAAAGGATGCAAGAAAGCATAACATATACCCCCATCGCCTTTCTCGTAAAGGATATGCACGCTATGCTGAAGAAATA acaAATGAATTATGTGACGATGATGAGATAAATAGGGCGATTATATGGAAGAAAGGTCGGATTAATAAAGAAGGGGGATTCGATGGCGATGAGTTGAACATGGCAGTGGACAAGATT GATGAGTACATACAAAAAAAGCGTGAGGGAACATTGCAAATTACAGGGCCGAAAGAAGACATACTTACGAAAGCACTTGATTCAAGAGAGCAAGGTGGTCGTGTGAGAGCTATTGGAGGTCATATCACTCCAACATTATATTTTAATGTTGGTAGAATATGGAGGAATGATGGTGTTGAAAAAAATCTAATGATTGACCAAAAGAAGGAGTTGATTGAGGCCAAGAAATTAATCGCAGAACAAGATGAACGACAAAAGAAGGAGTCAATTGAGGCTAGGAAAATAATCTCAGAACAAGATGAACGGATAAAGAAACTAGAAGCAGTTGTCTACAAAAAAAGTGGATGGGAAAATGAGATCGATGAAAAAGGCAGTTGCTCAGTAAAGTTACCACAATTAAATGAAAACCAATTGAAAGTTGAAAAGAGTTTTAATATTGATGAAGATTTGGATGATCTTGACATACAAATTGTGGAGAAATCTACTGCATTACAG GGAAAATCAGTTGTTTTAACATTGGAATCTGGCATGGATGTTGCTTATGGAACAGTTGTCGAGCTCAATGGAGCATCTAAATTGCTTCATG GAACACACGTGGCTTGGCCAAAAGACTTGATAGTAGTGCAAGAG AATCGTATGAAGAAGAAAATTTGTCATGAAGAAAACAGAaaggatttggcatcaaatgtGCCAAGATCAGTGCGCCTGTTGTACTGTTACT AG